In one Alphaproteobacteria bacterium genomic region, the following are encoded:
- a CDS encoding glycosyl hydrolase family 28-related protein, whose translation MTPIARRSLLSGAAAGATAFAVAHQSMAAGPARAHDSTEFGLVGDGVADDTLALQKLLDAAFDGQDAGLIRIPAGRYRVTAPLHVETADRPDGNITHPAGIVGEGAVLVSEVERDAPIMSLDVKATLRFIRIEGVSFEGNGKEGAGLRVSCQKRGAYFYNFSLRDCVIEGCGGSGLELVGNIFEGQISNCYFRDNGRHGAYFAHGAEDTVFSAVHCFGCVFGGNASVGLLLKQGATDVSCYGCYFLLNGIHGLSADHGITLLSHCGFENNHQNAASFDEGDYGIRLFVAGTLVGCTAYSIYRQKGLLRGYITNELTMVGCQGAGSGDADDAGLADIDGDGRGAATLIGCHGRVRQGRGIARNKIGRSGVSVGGGWDSSNQLSLGDYHLWVDADGQLRIVRGRPESDKDGSVVGA comes from the coding sequence ATGACGCCTATCGCCCGACGATCCCTGCTGTCCGGCGCGGCGGCAGGGGCAACAGCATTCGCGGTGGCCCATCAATCGATGGCTGCTGGTCCGGCTCGGGCCCACGACAGCACGGAATTCGGCCTCGTTGGCGACGGGGTCGCGGACGATACGCTGGCGCTCCAGAAGCTTCTGGATGCAGCGTTCGACGGACAGGATGCAGGGCTGATCCGTATTCCGGCTGGGCGCTACCGCGTGACCGCGCCGCTCCATGTCGAAACGGCCGACCGGCCGGATGGCAATATTACCCATCCGGCTGGGATTGTCGGCGAAGGGGCGGTTCTGGTTTCCGAAGTGGAACGCGACGCGCCGATCATGTCCCTGGATGTTAAGGCAACGTTGCGGTTCATCCGGATCGAAGGGGTCTCGTTCGAAGGAAATGGCAAAGAAGGGGCCGGACTGCGTGTCTCTTGTCAGAAACGTGGCGCCTACTTCTACAATTTCAGTTTGCGAGACTGTGTAATCGAGGGGTGTGGCGGTTCAGGCCTGGAATTGGTTGGCAACATTTTCGAGGGCCAGATCTCGAACTGCTACTTTCGCGACAACGGGCGGCACGGTGCCTATTTCGCGCATGGTGCCGAAGACACGGTTTTTTCAGCGGTACATTGCTTCGGCTGTGTCTTCGGTGGAAATGCAAGTGTCGGGCTCCTGCTGAAGCAGGGGGCGACCGATGTAAGCTGCTACGGCTGCTACTTCCTGCTCAATGGGATCCATGGATTGTCAGCCGATCACGGCATTACGCTTCTTTCGCATTGCGGCTTCGAAAACAACCATCAGAACGCTGCTTCTTTTGATGAGGGGGATTACGGAATTCGGTTGTTCGTTGCAGGAACGCTGGTGGGCTGCACCGCATACTCGATCTACAGGCAGAAGGGCCTGCTTCGCGGATACATTACCAACGAATTGACCATGGTCGGCTGCCAGGGGGCCGGTTCCGGCGACGCCGATGACGCTGGGCTCGCGGATATCGACGGGGACGGGCGGGGCGCCGCAACGCTGATCGGCTGTCACGGCAGGGTCAGGCAAGGCAGGGGCATTGCCCGGAACAAGATTGGCCGAAGCGGTGTTTCCGTCGGGGGGGGCTGGGACAGTTCGAACCAACTGTCACTGGGCGACTATCATCTTTGGGTCGATGCCGATGGTCAGCTCCGAATTGTCCGGGGACGCCCTGAAAGCGACAAGGATGGAAGCGTGGTCGGGGCGTAA
- a CDS encoding glycosyltransferase, translating to MIPRLKIAVFTTEFPALSETFVLNQVTGLLDRGHDVTVYSNGPRDDGMVHPDFQRYALTSRSHHPRMPRNKALRLARAPWRILRLACRSPRHLGTAMNAARYGREATSGRLLYWGAMIGRPKRFDAILAHFGPVGEFADTLRQAGMIAGPLATVMHGVDVSAYPDSNSNAYRDLFRRGECFLPISEHWRRKLARLGCPEKRMEIHHMGVDTARYTFRPRDRDPERPLKLLIAGRLVEKKGVDDALHAFSGLVQSGHAAKLTIIGDGPLREALERTRDALGLADRVDFLGWRDQNFIAGAMRKADILLAPSVTTESGDQEGIPVTIMEAMACGMIVVSTWHSGIPELVEHGRTGLLVQERDRNALTGSLVELARDTSGRWRKLSQAARLKVEADFDIASLNLELERKLRRLAITEPA from the coding sequence ATGATCCCAAGGCTAAAAATCGCCGTCTTCACGACCGAGTTCCCGGCCCTCAGCGAGACTTTCGTGCTCAATCAGGTTACCGGGCTTCTGGATCGGGGGCATGACGTCACTGTCTATTCGAACGGTCCACGCGACGATGGAATGGTGCATCCGGACTTTCAGCGCTACGCCCTGACCTCCCGGTCACACCACCCCCGCATGCCGCGCAACAAGGCGCTGCGCCTCGCCAGGGCCCCTTGGCGCATTCTACGGCTTGCCTGCCGCAGTCCACGCCATCTGGGTACCGCCATGAATGCCGCGCGCTATGGTCGGGAGGCGACGTCTGGGCGGCTTCTTTACTGGGGGGCCATGATCGGTCGTCCGAAGCGGTTCGACGCCATCCTGGCTCATTTCGGGCCGGTCGGAGAATTCGCCGACACGTTACGGCAGGCGGGCATGATTGCCGGACCGCTGGCAACCGTCATGCATGGGGTGGATGTCAGCGCCTATCCCGATTCAAATTCGAATGCCTATCGTGACCTGTTCCGCCGCGGAGAATGCTTCCTGCCGATATCGGAGCATTGGCGGCGCAAACTGGCCAGGCTCGGCTGCCCGGAGAAACGGATGGAGATCCACCATATGGGCGTCGACACCGCGCGTTACACCTTTCGTCCGCGCGATCGCGATCCGGAACGCCCTTTGAAACTGCTGATCGCCGGCCGTTTGGTGGAGAAGAAAGGTGTCGACGATGCCCTGCACGCGTTTTCCGGGCTGGTTCAATCAGGACACGCGGCAAAACTGACCATTATCGGAGACGGCCCGCTGCGCGAGGCGCTGGAACGGACCCGGGATGCACTTGGCCTCGCGGACCGCGTCGATTTTCTCGGCTGGCGCGATCAGAACTTCATTGCCGGCGCCATGCGGAAGGCGGATATCCTGCTCGCCCCCAGTGTCACGACGGAGAGCGGCGACCAGGAAGGAATCCCCGTGACAATCATGGAGGCCATGGCCTGCGGTATGATCGTCGTATCCACCTGGCACAGCGGGATCCCGGAACTTGTCGAGCACGGCCGGACCGGCCTGCTGGTACAGGAACGCGACCGCAACGCCCTCACCGGCTCCCTTGTCGAACTCGCCCGTGACACAAGCGGGCGATGGAGAAAACTCAGTCAGGCGGCACGGCTCAAGGTTGAAGCCGATTTCGACATTGCGTCGCTGAATCTGGAGCTCGAGCGCAAGCTGAGGCGACTGGCGATCACGGAACCTGCCTGA
- a CDS encoding polysaccharide pyruvyl transferase family protein has product MKITVTNTALLNAGDAAIMVGTEAILRDAFGEHVSLGVRDQQARDSAAAYRPDRVEATLYHALESLPPETKRPGLVRLLAAAALWRTPLAGLMRRALPPQIRSVLDAYAESDLIVSAGGTYLVPHYRIRPKLLELLVARLLRRPYVLFTQSLGPFPHDRTLLRIIFSGASAILVRDSRSVEHLLDLGVRSDKIAICADAAFALAGRPTPVPSPRNKLRIGISVRDWPHGGEESAAEMRAYISAVAKLVRHLTDGSGAEVTFVSTCQGAGSYWTDDSAVADQVLAEAGPGYHDRARVDRSFRTPQQLMDHLSQYDMFVSTRMHGAILALCAGVPVLPIAYEFKTNELFRRLGMEEIVQDLATISGTALCRTCKTILDNRGTYRDRIRAILPDLRESAYAAGQTTAIAMERNR; this is encoded by the coding sequence TTGAAGATCACGGTTACCAACACCGCACTCCTGAATGCGGGCGACGCGGCCATCATGGTCGGTACTGAGGCCATCCTGCGCGATGCCTTCGGCGAACATGTCAGCCTTGGCGTCCGTGACCAACAGGCCCGCGACAGTGCGGCCGCCTACAGGCCGGATCGGGTCGAGGCAACGCTCTACCACGCCTTGGAGTCTCTGCCGCCAGAAACCAAGCGCCCGGGCCTTGTTCGGTTGCTCGCCGCAGCCGCGCTCTGGCGCACCCCACTGGCAGGCCTGATGCGACGCGCACTGCCCCCTCAGATCCGGTCCGTGCTGGATGCCTATGCCGAAAGTGACCTCATTGTATCCGCCGGCGGAACCTATCTGGTTCCCCACTACCGCATCCGTCCCAAACTTCTCGAACTGCTGGTCGCGCGCCTTCTGCGCCGGCCCTATGTCCTGTTCACGCAGAGTTTGGGGCCCTTTCCGCACGACCGCACCTTGCTGCGGATCATATTCAGCGGCGCCAGTGCGATCCTTGTGCGCGACTCGCGCTCGGTCGAGCATCTACTCGATCTTGGAGTGCGCAGCGACAAGATCGCGATCTGCGCCGACGCGGCCTTCGCACTCGCCGGACGACCCACACCTGTGCCGTCCCCCCGCAACAAGTTGCGGATCGGCATTTCCGTGCGCGACTGGCCTCACGGTGGAGAGGAGTCGGCCGCGGAGATGCGTGCCTACATCTCGGCAGTCGCCAAGCTGGTGCGCCACTTGACCGACGGTTCAGGGGCTGAGGTCACCTTTGTATCGACCTGCCAGGGCGCAGGATCTTACTGGACCGACGATTCTGCCGTTGCGGACCAGGTCCTGGCCGAGGCAGGCCCCGGCTATCATGATCGCGCGCGGGTCGACCGCTCCTTCCGGACGCCGCAGCAACTGATGGATCATTTGTCCCAATACGACATGTTTGTATCGACCCGAATGCACGGGGCGATCCTTGCCCTCTGCGCCGGCGTCCCGGTTCTGCCGATCGCCTATGAATTCAAAACGAACGAGTTGTTCAGGAGGCTGGGCATGGAAGAAATTGTCCAGGATTTGGCGACGATATCCGGGACCGCGTTGTGCCGGACCTGCAAGACGATCCTGGACAACCGCGGGACCTATCGGGACCGAATCCGAGCGATCCTTCCGGACCTGCGGGAAAGCGCCTATGCCGCCGGACAGACCACCGCCATCGCGATGGAGCGCAACAGATGA
- a CDS encoding lipopolysaccharide biosynthesis protein, translating to MAPDNDRNGPERPGPLSVRHLKRDLASRSISGGVVTLIAQGIKVAVQVVSIVLLARLLSPDEFGLFAIVLAFLTILELFKDMGLSGATVQRAEVTHRQLSTLFWLNAALGVSVAALFACIAPGLAWFYDEPVLRDVAAAAALTMIFTGFSAQHLALLRRQMRFKALSVVQTGSEIVALGVAVTAAASDLGIWALVFQRLTWGFATLAGSWLTSGWRPGRPGRLSEIGDQIRFGTNATGAMLLGRFASSADKMAIGWLWGVGPLGLFERSQKLTMMPVVNICTPLASVALPMLSRLVDEPDRYRTAYQAVAQRICMLTAPVSALVFMSADTVTAAVLGEQWSRAAPILSWLGLSLMYAPLTYTLSWLYMSQDRTPEMLRANMANVGLNLIALAISLPLGPVFIAMAYALGGIFARAPFLLWYVGRKGPVGFATFLRILALPVAAAALSAGLIHFLGSDAMLTEPGAVHALLHDAGISVVGALLVYLIAPGGRRMLIETLTFRKRMMQMRVNP from the coding sequence ATGGCGCCCGATAACGATCGAAACGGCCCGGAACGCCCGGGGCCGCTCAGCGTCAGGCACCTGAAGCGCGACCTGGCAAGCCGGTCGATTTCCGGCGGCGTCGTCACCTTGATCGCGCAGGGGATCAAGGTGGCCGTTCAAGTCGTGTCGATCGTACTTCTGGCCCGGCTGCTGTCGCCGGACGAGTTTGGCCTGTTCGCCATCGTTCTGGCCTTCCTGACCATCCTGGAACTGTTCAAGGACATGGGCTTGTCCGGGGCCACGGTTCAGCGCGCCGAGGTCACCCACCGGCAACTCAGCACCTTGTTCTGGCTCAACGCCGCACTCGGTGTTTCGGTGGCCGCATTGTTCGCCTGCATCGCCCCCGGATTGGCCTGGTTCTATGACGAACCCGTGTTGAGGGATGTCGCCGCGGCGGCCGCCCTGACCATGATCTTCACCGGGTTCAGCGCCCAGCATCTGGCATTGCTGCGCCGTCAGATGCGATTCAAGGCCCTGTCCGTCGTGCAGACCGGTTCGGAGATCGTGGCCCTGGGGGTCGCCGTCACGGCGGCAGCATCGGATCTTGGGATTTGGGCCCTGGTGTTTCAGCGCCTGACCTGGGGCTTCGCGACGCTGGCCGGGTCTTGGCTTACCAGCGGCTGGCGGCCCGGACGGCCCGGCCGTCTGTCCGAAATCGGCGATCAGATCCGGTTCGGCACGAATGCCACCGGTGCCATGCTTCTGGGACGTTTCGCCAGTAGTGCCGACAAGATGGCGATCGGCTGGCTATGGGGCGTCGGGCCTCTCGGTCTGTTCGAACGGTCCCAGAAACTGACAATGATGCCGGTCGTGAACATTTGCACGCCCCTTGCCTCGGTCGCTCTACCGATGTTGAGCCGCCTTGTTGACGAGCCGGATCGCTACCGTACCGCATACCAGGCGGTGGCCCAGCGCATCTGCATGCTGACCGCGCCGGTCTCGGCCCTGGTCTTCATGTCGGCGGATACGGTGACTGCAGCGGTCCTGGGCGAACAATGGTCCCGCGCCGCCCCTATTCTGTCCTGGTTGGGCCTGTCCCTGATGTACGCCCCACTGACCTACACCTTGAGTTGGCTGTATATGAGCCAGGACCGGACGCCGGAGATGCTGCGCGCCAATATGGCCAATGTCGGTCTGAATCTGATTGCCCTGGCAATCTCCCTGCCGCTCGGGCCGGTTTTCATCGCCATGGCATATGCCCTTGGTGGCATCTTCGCACGAGCGCCCTTTTTATTGTGGTACGTCGGTCGCAAGGGTCCGGTCGGCTTCGCAACATTCCTTCGGATTCTGGCTCTACCTGTCGCCGCGGCCGCCCTGAGCGCCGGCCTGATTCATTTCCTGGGCAGCGACGCGATGCTGACGGAGCCCGGTGCCGTACATGCCCTGCTCCACGATGCCGGAATTTCCGTCGTCGGCGCCCTCCTTGTCTATCTGATCGCCCCGGGCGGGCGCCGAATGCTGATCGAAACCCTGACTTTTCGTAAGCGTATGATGCAGATGAGGGTCAATCCTTGA
- a CDS encoding GDP-L-fucose synthase — protein sequence MIGTQTRLAGKRIWVAGHRGMVGAALSRRLRDEDCEILTTSRETVDLRDQVATQDWVADAKPDLVFCAAARVGGIHANNEMPADFLCDNLRIQLNVIDASHRAGVEKLLFLGSSCIYPRLAEQPIRESALLTGSLEPTNQWYAVAKIAGILQCQAYRRQHGSNFISAMPTNLYGPGDNYHPLNSHVVAALIRKAHEAKIRGEDSMVLWGTGAPRREFLFVDDCADALIFLMKHYDGESPVNVGVGEDITIAELAQRVAQTVGFTGQFKLDRSKPDGTPRKLLDVSRLNALGWHASTSLETGLKIAYRDFCDRIPDMAKSHGAR from the coding sequence ATGATCGGAACACAGACGAGACTGGCCGGGAAAAGGATCTGGGTGGCCGGTCACCGTGGCATGGTCGGAGCAGCGCTGTCGCGTCGCCTGCGCGATGAAGATTGCGAAATTCTGACCACGTCGCGCGAAACAGTCGACCTGCGCGATCAGGTCGCCACGCAGGACTGGGTTGCGGATGCCAAGCCCGATCTGGTCTTCTGCGCGGCGGCCAGGGTCGGCGGCATTCACGCGAACAACGAAATGCCGGCGGACTTCCTGTGCGACAACCTTCGCATTCAGCTCAACGTTATCGATGCCAGCCACAGGGCAGGCGTCGAAAAGCTGCTTTTCCTTGGATCGTCCTGCATCTATCCGCGACTGGCGGAACAGCCGATCCGAGAATCCGCCCTGCTGACCGGCTCGCTGGAACCGACGAACCAATGGTATGCGGTCGCCAAGATCGCCGGAATTCTGCAATGTCAGGCCTATCGACGGCAGCATGGCAGCAACTTCATTTCGGCGATGCCGACCAATCTCTACGGTCCCGGCGACAACTACCACCCGCTGAACAGCCATGTGGTCGCCGCCCTGATCCGAAAGGCGCATGAAGCCAAAATTCGAGGCGAGGACAGCATGGTGCTATGGGGCACGGGCGCACCGCGCCGGGAGTTCCTGTTCGTCGACGATTGCGCGGACGCGCTGATCTTCCTGATGAAACATTACGATGGGGAAAGCCCGGTTAATGTTGGCGTCGGCGAGGACATCACCATCGCCGAACTGGCGCAGCGGGTTGCGCAGACCGTTGGCTTCACGGGTCAATTCAAGCTGGATCGGTCAAAGCCGGACGGCACACCGCGAAAGCTTCTGGATGTCAGCCGATTGAACGCGCTGGGGTGGCATGCCTCGACATCGCTGGAGACGGGCCTGAAGATCGCATACCGCGATTTCTGCGACCGAATTCCGGACATGGCGAAATCCCATGGCGCCCGATAA
- a CDS encoding sugar-transfer associated ATP-grasp domain-containing protein: MPTDTLATRQPSRTADPIETDANSADRWDAFKELPGLYRVARWMIRRIVWRLRGLEFALLPVERELSSTVKVAWWRKPKLWRRGFLSESFVLYDLSRNDWADYLSDLDRSVSVRRINRDYGVVLDDKLVFERLMDQGGIPRPALHGVLHGTRVDPFRPDDEPRDLTQLLYRQGALVLKPARGGGGKGVHLVQVGDGDAIYLNGYPVDIGEFLERVTRDGTVLVYDRVRQHNALSQIYPHSLNTIRVLTMTDRDGRPFVARAVLRLGTDVSRPTDNWIRGGLCAAVELDQGRLGSAVRFPARSDRLDWLTVHPDTGVEISGQDVPQWSAVKELALQAAGLVPSAPYVGWDVALSEQGPVLIEGNSYSGVNLFQVHAPLLTTPEIRDFFIRQGVIQKSGK, translated from the coding sequence GTGCCGACTGACACGCTTGCAACCCGTCAGCCATCGCGAACCGCAGATCCTATCGAAACCGATGCGAATTCGGCAGACCGATGGGATGCCTTCAAAGAACTGCCCGGATTGTACCGTGTCGCGCGCTGGATGATCCGCAGGATTGTCTGGCGGCTGCGCGGGCTTGAATTTGCCCTGCTTCCGGTCGAGCGGGAATTGTCGTCCACCGTGAAGGTTGCCTGGTGGCGTAAGCCGAAATTGTGGCGCCGCGGATTCTTGAGCGAATCCTTCGTGCTCTACGATTTGTCGCGAAACGATTGGGCTGACTATCTCAGCGATCTTGATCGTTCCGTGTCGGTTCGGCGCATCAACCGGGATTACGGCGTCGTGCTCGACGACAAACTGGTATTCGAACGTCTGATGGATCAGGGCGGAATTCCGCGCCCGGCTCTACACGGTGTTCTGCACGGGACAAGGGTCGATCCGTTCAGACCCGACGATGAACCCCGGGATTTGACTCAACTTCTCTATCGCCAGGGGGCGCTGGTTCTGAAGCCTGCCAGGGGCGGTGGTGGCAAAGGCGTCCACTTGGTTCAGGTCGGTGACGGGGATGCGATCTATCTGAATGGTTATCCGGTGGATATTGGCGAGTTTCTGGAACGTGTGACCCGTGACGGGACTGTGCTGGTCTATGACCGCGTTCGCCAGCACAATGCTCTGTCACAGATCTATCCGCACAGCCTGAATACCATTCGCGTCCTGACGATGACGGATCGTGACGGCAGGCCATTCGTCGCCCGTGCGGTGCTCCGACTGGGAACGGACGTCTCCCGACCAACGGACAACTGGATACGCGGCGGTCTCTGTGCCGCGGTCGAGCTCGACCAGGGGAGGCTGGGGTCGGCTGTTCGCTTTCCGGCGCGTTCCGATCGCCTCGATTGGTTGACGGTTCACCCGGATACCGGAGTGGAAATATCCGGCCAGGACGTCCCGCAATGGTCGGCGGTCAAGGAACTCGCTTTACAGGCGGCGGGTTTGGTTCCCTCCGCCCCCTATGTCGGATGGGATGTTGCCTTGTCCGAGCAGGGGCCGGTCCTCATCGAAGGAAACAGCTACTCCGGCGTAAACCTCTTTCAGGTCCATGCACCGTTGCTGACAACCCCGGAGATCAGAGATTTCTTCATTCGGCAGGGTGTCATTCAGAAAAGTGGAAAATAA
- the mdoH gene encoding glucans biosynthesis glucosyltransferase MdoH gives MTSSDEARRLAAVPHDPDPANWVLPNRATIWLRRTYLCLVALCATGGIGIVVSLLRPDSVAAYIAAAALVTLFALLFTWIASNFWMMVFGIGRMAGDAWGRRAEAGSGENTAPDLVDWPVTALVMPVYNEDPARVLAGIQATLESIAASGALAKFHFYILSDTRDPDIAVREEMAWLELISNPSFRNRVFYRRRSNPTERKSGNIKDFLENWGHAYKYMIVLDADSVMTGGCVTELVRRMEADPQCGLIQTWPQITNGRTLFSRLHQFASRVYGRILAFGMATLINPHGNYWGHNSIIRVRAFMDSCGLPRLPGRGPMGGEILSHDFVEAAFLVRRGWKVLLAPDIDGSYEEMPPNIVQHIARDQRWCQGNLQHAWLLAARGMHPASRINFLTGILAYATSPIWLLFVIVAAVISFLDHSLFSPATVLMRDVGETWSVRASSTESLLVVGLLGATLTFILSPKLLGIGAALMRRRESAPRLVGNFLTETVLSVLIAPTVMLRHSAFIFRLLLGRGVNWNPQQRDEDRLSWGEATRAFSFQTVLAAGIAVSGVIWPTGVHLWLSPILAGLMISIPLAVWTGRVPRDRRALLLPTDQTVLPPVMARTNDLRRNYEGRLQSGDPVDRILDDPKLASLHLYMLATEPGDDACQSVEGGILAKVHDDGRSLNGEEQRSILSNPVALRRLQAERAVRVKQA, from the coding sequence ATGACTTCCAGCGATGAGGCCCGCCGTTTGGCGGCTGTACCGCATGACCCGGACCCCGCGAACTGGGTGCTTCCGAACCGTGCCACAATCTGGCTGCGCCGGACCTATCTGTGCCTGGTCGCCCTTTGCGCCACGGGCGGGATCGGTATCGTGGTGTCGCTGCTTCGTCCGGATAGCGTGGCGGCCTATATCGCCGCGGCAGCTCTGGTCACGCTGTTTGCCCTGCTGTTTACCTGGATCGCCAGCAATTTCTGGATGATGGTGTTCGGCATCGGCCGTATGGCAGGCGACGCATGGGGGCGACGTGCCGAAGCGGGATCCGGCGAAAACACGGCACCAGACCTCGTTGACTGGCCGGTAACGGCGCTTGTCATGCCCGTCTACAATGAGGATCCGGCACGGGTGCTGGCCGGCATTCAGGCGACGCTCGAATCGATCGCCGCTTCCGGTGCCCTCGCCAAGTTTCATTTCTACATTCTAAGCGATACCCGGGATCCGGACATCGCGGTACGTGAGGAAATGGCGTGGTTGGAGTTGATCTCCAATCCGTCATTTCGGAACCGGGTATTCTACCGCCGCCGTTCAAACCCAACCGAGAGAAAAAGCGGAAACATCAAAGATTTTCTCGAGAACTGGGGGCACGCCTACAAGTACATGATCGTGCTAGATGCTGACAGCGTCATGACCGGCGGATGTGTCACGGAACTGGTGCGCCGCATGGAGGCCGACCCGCAATGTGGCCTGATCCAGACCTGGCCGCAGATAACCAATGGTCGGACCCTGTTTTCCCGATTGCATCAATTCGCGTCCCGCGTTTACGGGCGTATTCTCGCCTTCGGAATGGCCACGCTGATCAATCCGCATGGCAACTACTGGGGGCATAACTCGATCATCCGCGTCCGGGCCTTCATGGACAGCTGTGGACTACCGCGGCTACCGGGCCGGGGCCCGATGGGTGGAGAAATTCTTAGCCATGATTTCGTCGAGGCGGCTTTCCTGGTGAGACGCGGCTGGAAGGTCCTGCTGGCCCCTGATATCGACGGCAGCTATGAGGAAATGCCGCCGAACATCGTACAGCACATCGCGCGGGATCAGCGTTGGTGCCAGGGAAACCTTCAGCATGCCTGGCTCCTGGCAGCCCGTGGCATGCACCCAGCTTCGCGGATCAACTTCCTGACCGGCATTCTGGCCTATGCGACCAGCCCGATCTGGCTTCTGTTCGTCATCGTCGCGGCGGTGATCTCCTTTCTGGACCATTCACTTTTCTCCCCGGCAACGGTTCTGATGCGTGATGTCGGGGAAACCTGGTCTGTACGGGCCAGTTCTACGGAAAGTCTGCTGGTTGTCGGATTGCTCGGCGCGACACTGACCTTCATCCTGTCTCCGAAGCTGTTGGGGATCGGTGCCGCCTTGATGCGACGACGGGAGTCCGCGCCGCGCCTGGTCGGCAACTTCCTTACGGAAACGGTACTTTCAGTCTTGATCGCACCTACCGTCATGTTGCGGCACAGTGCGTTCATCTTTCGTCTGCTGCTCGGCCGAGGCGTCAACTGGAATCCGCAGCAACGCGATGAGGACCGACTGTCCTGGGGGGAGGCGACGCGGGCTTTCTCCTTTCAGACGGTTCTGGCAGCGGGCATTGCCGTTTCCGGCGTGATTTGGCCGACGGGTGTGCACCTTTGGCTGTCTCCGATCCTGGCCGGTTTAATGATCTCTATTCCTCTGGCCGTTTGGACCGGTCGGGTCCCCAGGGACAGGCGGGCGCTCCTGCTTCCGACGGACCAGACTGTCTTGCCGCCTGTCATGGCACGGACCAATGACCTGCGGCGGAACTACGAGGGTCGACTGCAATCCGGCGATCCGGTTGACCGAATCCTCGACGATCCGAAACTGGCCTCACTGCACCTCTACATGCTGGCAACCGAGCCGGGGGATGACGCTTGCCAAAGTGTCGAGGGGGGCATCCTGGCCAAGGTGCATGACGACGGCCGCTCGCTGAATGGCGAGGAACAACGTTCCATCCTGTCCAATCCGGTAGCCTTAAGACGCCTGCAGGCCGAACGCGCGGTACGCGTGAAACAAGCCTGA
- a CDS encoding sigma-70 family RNA polymerase sigma factor: MNRQEDLQAHIRSLHRFATGLTGNPVDAEDLVQECLRRVLAHLKGNNTVTNLRAYLFRTLRNVHIDQCRKEKTRGHEVDSDADGVEYLSVPPSQEDRLRCAEISSALDALPASQREVILLSCLEGMTYEDVAEVTGNPIGTVRSRLHRARAALRDALDPPRYGMPPAAVETDSVSMVRKA; encoded by the coding sequence GTGAATCGGCAGGAAGATCTGCAGGCCCATATTCGAAGCCTTCACCGATTTGCTACCGGGTTGACCGGCAATCCGGTCGATGCCGAGGACCTTGTCCAGGAATGCTTGCGCCGGGTGCTGGCGCATCTGAAGGGCAACAACACGGTGACGAACCTGCGTGCCTATCTGTTCAGGACGCTGCGCAATGTTCATATCGATCAGTGCCGCAAGGAAAAGACGCGTGGCCATGAAGTGGATTCGGACGCCGACGGTGTCGAATACTTGAGCGTTCCCCCGAGTCAGGAGGACCGGTTGAGATGCGCGGAAATCTCCTCGGCTTTGGATGCCCTGCCGGCATCGCAGCGCGAGGTCATCCTGCTGTCCTGCCTGGAGGGGATGACCTACGAAGACGTCGCCGAGGTCACCGGCAACCCGATCGGCACGGTGCGTTCGAGGCTCCATCGGGCGCGAGCTGCCCTGCGTGATGCCCTCGACCCGCCCCGGTACGGCATGCCGCCGGCCGCAGTAGAGACAGATTCCGTTTCGATGGTGAGGAAGGCGTGA